Part of the Pseudobdellovibrionaceae bacterium genome is shown below.
GAAATATTTCATTTTTATTCTGGAGACCCTGCCGAAATGATTTTGATTTATCCCGACGGACACCATGAGATTAAAACCTTGGGTAATCAAATCGAGCTTGGCGAAACCCCTCAAGTGATTGTCCCTGCTGGGGTTTGGCAGGCAACCCGGCTAAAATATGATTCGGGAAGATACGCACTCATGGGCACCACCGTCTCACCAGGATTTGAATTTAAAGACATGGAACTAATCGAAGCCGATGCTGCTCGCGAGAGATTTGATTTTATTCCAGATGTCATTCAACGGTTTATTAAATAAAATAAAAATGGTTCGGTGTAATTTTTCAAAGAAGATATTTCTTTCAATTTTTGTCACAACAGTCGTCATTACCACTGGGATTGTCGGGGTACTATACTATTATTCCTTACATTGGACAAAAACTAGATTCGTAAGCCGATACAGTGTCCTCACCAATGTCCTTGGCGATACCCTGAAACAACTTGAGAGAACAACAGATATTTTAATGATGAATGCCGCGAAAGTCGTTAAGATCGTTGACTCTGACAACGGCATACTTTCCACGGAAGCCCTTAAGTCTCTGACCTACGACTTAAACATCACCCACCTGTTCATCATAGATCGTCAGGGGCAGTTTATCCGATCCACAAATGAAGATCCTGCGCTGATCCCTAATCTGTTTTCTTTTTGTGACGGGTACAGAGGATTATTGGCTGGTACTGATAGCTTTCAGCGCGTTCCCATTATTCCACCAATTCCAGAGCCAAATCCGTATAAATTTCTAATTATCCCAAACCAGGATCGATCGCGCCTAATCGAAGTTGCCGTAAAGGCTGACTTCATAGGCGAGACTATGACCCGAGCTTTGTCTAAAGACAGTAATGTATTGGAGCTTGGCCTCTACTCTCCCAATGGTACCAATCTTGGTTTTTTTGGCAAGGAAGGGCGAGAATATCAAAAATCCATCGAGAGTCCTGCGAACTTCCGCTTTGATAGCCCTATTGAAGATAACAACCACTTCTTGTTTTTTACAAGGGTCGACTCAAGTCAACCCTACTGCTGTCAGTGTAAAAAATCCGGTTTAACTCGAGACGGGGAATATTATTACATTCTGCGGGCGAAAATCGACAAGTCGGAAATGAATGCTTCGATGAAAAATCTCAACGTTATTTTTGGCTCTCTTTTGGGCTTGAGCTTTTTGCTCAGCCTGATTTTTTCAAGACAACTTTCAATGAAGCTAGTTGAAAATATAAATGTTATAAACAGCAAAGTTAAAGAGATTCTTGATTCGGGCAACCTGGGGTTAAGGCTAGAGATGAAGGGCAATGATGAAGTGTCGGACCTTGCCGAGAATTTTGACAAAATGACAGAATCGCTAGAACGCTCACAGATAAAACTGTTAGATTCACAAAAAGCCCAATTGTTGTATGAATTGGCCAAGAAGGTCGCCCATGACATCCGATCGCCTTTGATGGCTCTAGAAATCGGACTGAAAGATATTGACGCAATCCCTGAAGAACGCCGAAATCTGATTAAATCAGCAAATAAAAGAATCCATGAAATAGCCACTGACCTTTTGAGGCAACATAAAAAACCAAACAAAGAAGCTGTTAAGGGGGCCGCACCCTATGCACCCCACATTGTATCTTGCTTGTTGATGGATATTTTCAGGGAAAAGCAAATGGAGATTGGGACAAATAATAGTAGCCTTATTTCGCTTAACATCTCTAACGACGCATATTTTCTAGTTGCCACAGTTGGTGAGTCTGAATTTAAAAGTTTGATGTCTAATCTAATAAATAACGCGCTCGAATCTGTGAAAAAGAAAGGTCATGATGAAGGAAGGGTCTGGGTAGAGCTGAAGCCCTCAAGTTCATCACAACTTGAGGTCTGTGTTTTTGATAACGGACTAGGTTTTTCAGAAGAAATCTTGGATTTGTTGGGCAAAAGAGAAATATCGTGGGGTAAGGGCGGCGACCCGACGGAGTCTGGTTCCGGCCTGGGTGTCTATAATGCTTGTAGAATCGTAAACTCACATGGTGGTTCAATATCATTTTCCAATAATGTGAATTCGGGGGCCAAAGTATCGATAAAATTGCCCTGCGCTAAAAAGCCAACTTGGATGGGCACTAGTATTGACCTAAAGGGCTTCTCTTCTCTGGTAGTTTTTGACGATGACCCGTCGGTTCACGACGCCTGGAACTCCCGATTAAAAGACTTGGTTGGACCTAATGAGGAATGGACTCTATTAAATTTTAATAGACTAGACGACTTTAGAAGATTTCTAGCGCAGGGATTTCCCAAAAATGCATTGTTTTTAGTTGATTATCATATCGCAAATACAGAGGTGACGGGCCTGGACGTAATCGAAGCTTTTGGAATTTCAGATTTATCCTTCTTGGTAACTAACGCTTTCCAAGATCATGAGGTCATTGCCTCATGTAATCGGAGAAACATTAAGATCATTCCTAAGCCACTTGTACCCTTCGTGCCCATACAGCATTAACTTGACGACCCGCTGATATTTTTTTGAAAAGTGAAAGAACTTTGATACTCAGCGTGTCGAAGTGCTGGGGCGGAGGCGGGCCTGGTGTGTGGCCGGCGAGTTCCGCGAAGCGGGTGTTTGAGTCCGCCCGCGCACCAGGCCCGCCTCCGTCCCGGCACTTCGACACGCTGAGCATCAAACCCCACTATTCCCACTGTCGTGACTAGACGTAGCTCAACCTGTATGATCTTTTGTGGTTATGAAAAAAGTGAAAAAAGCCCTTATTCCTGCGGCCGGTTTGGGCACCCGTTTTTTACCCGCAACTAAGACTGTTCCTAAAGAAATGCTTCCTATCGTGGATCGTCCGATACTTTTGTATATCGTCGAAGAAGCCGTCCGATCTGGGATTGAAGACATTGTGATCGTCGCTGGTCGCGGCAAAACAGCCATCGAAGATTTTTTTGATCGTTCTTATGAACTTGAAGATACCTTGGAAAAAGCAGGTAAGACCGACCTGCTTGAGACTATTGCGAGCATCAAAAATATGGCAAACATTGTTAGCATTCGCCAGAAACAAGCACTGGGTTTGGGACATGCCGTGTATACAGGCCGACCGGTCATTGGTGACGAACCCTTTGCTGTATTGCTGGGTGACGAGCTGATGATTCGAAAAGAAGGGCACCCAGAGTGCACCCAACAACTCACCGATGTTTATGAAGAGACTCAGCAATCTGTAGTGGCAGTTATGGAAGTGGCTGCCGACCAGGTTCATAAATACGGGATCATTGAGTGCGAACAAATATCTGATCATCGGCACAAGGTTTTATCAGTGGTTGAAAAACCGACTGTTGCTGATGCACCAAGCCGTTTGGCCTTACCGGGTCGCTATGTTTTTACCAAAGAGATTTTTGACTACTTGAAAAACACTCGGCCCGGTAAAAACGGCGAAATTCAACTCACTGACGGCATGACCGAGCTTGCGAAAAAGCAAGGACTGCTGGCAACACTTTTTCACGCTCAACGTTTTGATGCCGGCGATAAGCTCGGTTACCTGCAAGCCAATCTCGAGTTAGCTTTAACTCGAGATGATTTGGCTGAACCTGTTCGAAATTATTTAAAATCGCTTTGTTCTCAACTTTAGGAGCCGAATTGTGAAATCATTGATTGGCGGAATTATTTGGATGTTGTTTTTTGTTCCTGTAGCGACCTATGCCTATGTACCTAAGTTCTGGCATATCATGTCTCGAACGGCTGAAAATCATGGTCGTGGGATTTACCGCATCAATCAAGATGTCATTTTGCTTGGCGAAGCCGAGCCGCTGACCCTACACGAAACATGGACCGTAGAAAGCGAAAACTCCATGCGCCTTGATGTGACCGGTCGAGGCAAGTTGGCTGGTGCCATCCAGCTTACGTTTATTTATGACGGCACGGCTCGGTACTTTGTTGATAAATCGGGGCAAAAGAAGGCGGTTCGTCCCTCCAGTGATTGGCATGAACCCTATTTTCAGTTTCGCTTTTCTAAAAATATTAAACCCATCATGAAAGCCCACAACATGATCCCAGCCTCGGCCCTTGAGCGCCCCGGTCGCCTGCGAAGCATTGAAGAGATTAAGCACGACCCACAGGACTTTGTTCGTCTGGCTCGCGTAGGCGGAACAGTGGCCTATGGAATCGGCACACCCACTCCAGCCAACGCGACAGAAAATTTGCCAGGCCTTTGGATCGAACAAGATAAATTTGTGGTAACGAAACTACGACTGCCCTCGCAACTTGAAGTGACAGCGTCAAATTATGTTCGTCATACCAACGATTTTTGGCTTCCCAGTATTAGAGAAATGTCCTGGCCAGGTCACCAAGCCCGTATTCGGGTCACTGATGTAAAGCCTTTGGGTTACTCGAAAACGGCCAAGGGTGAACTTAACCCCAGAATTCTCGACGACAGCAAGAACCGCTCGCAGCTGGCCGCTCAGTGGCCAGAGGACACGTTGGTTCAAGATTTTTATAACAGATTTCGTTGATCACTGAGGCTATCGTTGGACACTCCATTTACTCCATCAAATGAGGGCATAGAAGTCGCAGTGGATGCACCGTTGATGGAGCCCCTCACTTACAAAAATCGAGACAACCCCCCTTGCGCTAGAGGTACGTCTGTTATTGTGCCTCTGGGCTCAAGAAAAGTGAAAGCGGTGGTCTTGGGATTTTCAAAACCCTCGGGTGAGTACGAACTCAAGCCCATTGAAACCACCGACCCTTCGCGCCCGGCCCTTCCTGATCGGTTTATTAGATGGGCTCAGTGGCTTTCAAAATATTATCTCCACCCGATTGGCCAGGTGATTAACTCGGCCTTTCCACCGCTTAAACGTCTAGAAAAAGAGAGGGCCTCAAAAAAATCGCCCGTGGTGCCACAAGTAGAGACTTCATCACCACCTGATCTTACGGAGGGACAAAAATCTTGCTATCAGAATATTTCTTCCGAACAGGGTTTTAATGTGCACCTTCTCCACGGAGTCACTGGCTCAGGTAAGACTGAGGTATATTTACACTTGATTGAAGACGTACTTCAACAAGGCCAGCAGGCCTTGGTGTTGGTGCCTGAAATTTCATTGACACCCCAATTGATTGCTCGATTCTCGGCGAGGTTTCCAGATCAGGTTGCAGTCATTCATTCGCATTTAACCAGCCGTGAAAAGACCAACCAATGGTGGGAAGTTGTTGAAGGCAATAAAAAAATATTAGTGGGGGCTCGCTCGGCCATGTTTTGCCCCCTCGACAACCTGGGGTTGATTGTCATCGATGAAGAGCACGAACCCAGCTTTAAACAAGAAGAAAAGCTCAAATACCACGCCCGCGATGCTGCCGTGATGCTTGCTAAAATACACGACTGCCCCATTGTATTGGGGTCTGCAACGCCAAGCCTTGAATCGTGGCACAATGCTCAACTTGGAAAATATAAACTCCACCAGATGAAAAATAGAGTTTCTGAACGAAAAATGCCCGAGATTACTGTGGTAGATATGCGACAAAAGCGTCGAGATCAGAAGCGAGAAAAAAACGAAAATACGACGATTAAAGAAAGTGACCTTCCGTTTTGGCTCAGTGAAGAGCTCTTTGAAAAAATGAAACACACCTATGAGCAAGGCGAACAAACGGCGCTTTTTCTTAATCGGCGTGGCGTAGCTCAGACCACTCAATGCTCAAGCTGTGGATATGTTTATGAGTGCCCAAATTGTGCCATTAGCCTGACCTTGCACGGCAAGCGGGACTTGGTTTGTCACTACTGCAACTACACGGACCGTTTGGGTGACGTTTGCCCGCAATGTCATGAAGGTGATGTGACTCCCCTCGGCCTAGGCACTGAGCTTGTGGAGTCGGATATTCAAAAACTCTTTCCCGATGCCGTGGTTGCGCGGGCCGATCGAGACGAGATTCAAAATCGTGAAGATTTAGAAGATCTCATTTTGCGAATGGAAACCGGTCAAATTCAGTTTCTAATCGGCACTCAGATGATTGCAAAAGGACTGGATTTTCCGTTTCTCCGCCTTGTCGGTATGGTGATGGCCGATGTGGGCTTTAATCTTCCTGATTTTCGTACCTCAGAAAGAAGTTTTCAGCTGCTCACACAAGTCGCAGGACGCTCCGGAAGGCACGGAGAAAAAATCGGACAAGTGGTCATACAAACCTATAATCCTGAACACGTGAGTATCACTTTTACCCAACAAAATGATTACGAAGGTTTTGCCGAACACGAACTCCAATTGCGCCAAGAGCTGCACTACCCCCCATTTGGTCGGCTGGCCTCTTTGCGAATTCAAGGCATGCATCACGACCGGGTAGAAAGAGCTTCTGACACTTTGCAGAGGCGAGCCATGCACCTTAAAGAAATCATGCCCGAATATGACGATGTTTCGGTGCTCGGCCCCACCCCCTCGCCAATAGCCAAGCTCAGGGGTAAATTTCGATATTTACTTCTTTTAAAAGGGCCCAATGCCCACGTAATTAACCAGTACTGCCGGCAGCTTGTGGCCACTACAAAGTGGGCTGGAACCGGCGTCAAGATCCAAGTGGATATAGACCCACTAAATATGCTTTAAATTTGGATCGCCCAGTAAGGCTAAAGGCTGGATTGATGAACACGCCTAAATTGTGGTCTAATAAATTTTAGACTTTTACGGAATACTGTTTATATGGCTGGACCGGCTCAACAAAAGATCAAGTGTCCCCGCTGTGGCATGGCCACCAGTGATATCCTACATATTGATGCGGGCATGCGTTTGGCATTACAGACAACTTCAGAAGGACAAACTGGTGAAGTGCCTGCCGAAGTTTGTCATAATTGCTACAAAAGCCTCTCAAGCATGGTTTCTAAGGGCGTCGCCCTACGCATGGAAGAACAAGCCAAAGCAAAAAATCGGCAAATGATGTGGAAAAGTCGCGTGGGTCTGGTCAGAAGAGCTCGACAGTTGATGGAGGTAAAAGCCTTTTCAGATGCAGCAATCACCTATGAAAAATACCTTCGCGTTCTAGAGATCACCCATGAGTTACAAAAAGGCAAGCTCAACCCCGATGTTTTTGGTAAATCGGATCGCTCAAAAGAACTCACCGTTGTGACATCCGTGTATTTGGACTTACTGCGTATTTACGACACGAGCCCCGCGTACTCTTCAAGAATGGAAGACGCTGCACGAAAGCTGGCTCTATTTGCTCCCTATAGCCCCATTTATCCAGATGTGGTCAGAAAAGCCGAAATCTTTTCTCGCTCGGCAAAGCATCCAGATATTGTTAAGTTATTTTTAAAACAAAGTCGAAAAAACCGGCCACGATGTTTTGTGGCGACGGCCGTCTTTGGCTATCCCCATGCTCCAGAGGTGATTTATTTGAGACAATTTAGGGATCGGGTTTTAAAACAACATCCATGGGGCCGACGCTTTACTTTTTATTATTATCGATTTTCGCCATCAGTGGCGCAAAAATTAGCCCACAGACCCGGTTTGCGCCGAATGGCTCGGCGCGGGCTGCAATTTCTGGTTTTTCTGCTTAAAAAATTGTCTTGATAATTTTGTCTATTTTGAGCGATCGTAGGGCCATGGCAAAAAATAAAACTTATGACTATGTAATTGTTGGATCAGGATTTTGCGGCATTTTGTTGGCCTCATCATTAAACCGCGCTGGCTTTGAAGTATTAGTATTAGAAAGTGGCAACATCTACACCGGCGCCACTAGCGGTTCTGAAGAATTAAAGGCGGAATTGGATTTTCTAAGTGCATCGCCTGAAAATTTTGAATTGGTGCAATGGTTGAGCGAACAATTCAACGTCGGTCAGGCTCCTCGGACCGTCGAACTTTCACCGGTGACGTTTGATGGTGGCCAATTTAAGGCCTTCCTCGGCTTTGGCGGTCGGAAATTTCAGACCTCTGATGAAATCAGTTATTTTAACAACAGTCAGTGCCTTGTCACTTCTGACTCCCCTCAGTCTTGGTGGGAGACCATTAATGCGGCCTACGCCGGTGATCGAATGAGTCCTGCTGAGGTCACTGCGATAACTGCGAAAGGTAAATCTATTGAAAATCTCGTTGTAAACGGTGCCACAACCGTGTCTGCCAAAAATTTTGTGTTCACACAGTCACCAAAAGATTTATCTGAACTCATTCCAATGGATCATAATTTTAAAGGCCGGCAAAAATTAGCCAAAGCTCGAGCGTGGACAGCAATCACCCTGGAGTATGTTCACAGCATTCCCCAATCAGAGAATCGGGCCTTTCATTTTCTAATGGGCACCAAAGACGATGCCGAACCCATTGTGGGTCGCTTTTTTGATCCCACATCCGATGGCCTACAGAAGTCCCAGTGGATGACTCTTTGCGCTTCAGATCTAACTGAAGACGACGAATATGTCGGTGGCGTCATTCGGCACATGAAACGGCAAATCAAACGGGCCTATGGCGAAGCCTTGGACCACCTCAACTGGGAAAAAATTACGGTCCACCCGCACAGCCACGGCCATTTGGATGTGAACTTCAAAAATCCCGGCCAGTTGGCTGATTTTGAGAACCTCTACGCCATCAGTCACTTGGTGGACACGCAACCCGGACTCAGTGGCCGACTAAATAGCGCCATTTCGTTTCTAAAGGCCATCGGGGCCCAGTCCGAAGTGGCCGCTCCGGCTCAGGATGTGCCACTTGCACACCCTGAGGCTTCGTGTTAAGGGTACGCCCATTAATTACACACCCTCCACACTCTCCTGGTGCCCAATAAGGGTCTATTGATGTGGTTGGGGCGGTCTAACCAGAGAGGTACAATATGGCGACCATTACCATGAAAGACATGCTCGATGCGGGCGTGCACTTTGGACATCAAACACAACGCTGGAATCCCAAAATGAAGCCCTATGTTTATACGGCTCGCGGGGGCATTCACATCATCGATCTACAAAAGTCAGTAGGCCGTGCTCAGCAAGCCGCCGACTTTGTAAAAACCATTGCCGCGCGCGGCGGTCGAATGATCTTTGTTGGAACCAAAAAACAAGCCACTGATCCTATCCAAGAAGCCGCCAGCAAGTGTGGTCAGTATTACGTCACCAAGAGATGGCTTGGCGGAATGCTCACTAACTTTCAAACCATCCAATCAAGCGTTTCTCGATTAAAAAAGATTGATCAAATGCGTGAAAAAGGTGAGTTGGAATTTTTCTCTAAGAAAGAACGCGCTCGTATCGAAAAAGACTACGAACGTCTTAGCTCTTACCTTGATGGCATTCGTGACATGAAAGATAACCCGGCTTGTCTTTTTGTTGTTGATATCAATAAAGAACACATTGCCGTAGCTGAAGCTCGCCGTTTGGGTATTCCCGTTGTGGCTATCGCTGACACCAACGTCGATCCAGAAACCGTAGATTACCCTATTCCTGGTAATGACGATGCTATTCGCTCTATTAAGCTTTTTGCTAACTTAATGGCTGAATCCTACCTTGAGGGTGCCGACCAGTATAGAGAGCTCCAAAAAGCCGAATCTGACCGACGAGCCCAAGAACAAGCCGCCTCAGAAAAAGCCAAATCCGCTGAAGAGAAAGTCACTGCGAAGGCGTCTGCAGATGGTGGACCTGCCGTTGTGAAAGTTTCTAAGGGCCGTAAACTAGTTGCCGCCGGTACTGCTGAAGAAGTGGAAATCGCAATGGAACTAGAGTCTAAAACTGACGATGCTGACGCCACTCCGGAAGACACTACTGAAGAGTCTACTGAAGCCTAAGGTTTAGTTTTTTTCTGACTGTTAAAATATTCAATGAATTTGCGGCCCTCAATTGGGCCGCTGAAATTGGCTGACGAATCAATGAAAGGGCAAGACAATGACTATCAGCGCCTCAATGGTTAAAGAACTTCGCGAAAAAACAAGTGCCGGAATGCTCGACTGCAAAAAAGCACTGGAAGAGAGTAACGGTGACTTCGACAAAGCTGTGGAATGGTTAAGAACTAAAGGGATCACCAAGGCGGGCAAAAAATCTGGCCGTATAACTGCCGAAGGTCTTGTGCACGCTTATATCCACGGAGAGGGACGAATTGGGGTTCTTTTAGAAGTTAACTCCGAAACCGACTTTGTGGCCCGTAACGAAGAATTTCAAAGCTTCACTAAAGACATCGCCCTACACATTGCGGCCATGGCTCCTCAATATGTTCACATTGAAGAAATTCCGGAATCTGCTCGAGAAAATGAAGCCCGCATCCTTAAGGCCCGCGCCTTAGAAGAAGGAAAAAAGGCTGAGTTTTTGGACAAGATTATAGCTGGCCAACTTCAAAAGTGGGCTGCGGAGATCTGCTTACTCGATCAAAAATTCATTAAAAACCCAGACAAAACCGTGGGTGAATTCTTAAAAGAAACCATCGCTAAAATTGGCGAGAACATCGTCATCCGCCGCTTTGTTCGCTACGAATTGGGTGAAGGTCTTGAGAAGAAACAAGAGGATTTCGCAGCAGAAGTCGCTAAGCAGATTCAAGGATAATTAAGTTGGCAAAGAAAAAGCCCATATACGAACGAGTATTGCTCAAGTTAAGTGGAGAAGCCCTTGCCGGAAAAAGTGGCTCGGGCATTGACACTGAGGTTTTAGACAACATCGCCATTGACGTAAAAGAAGCTTACGACATGGGAGTTCAACTGGGTATCGTCATAGGTGGTGGCAATATTTTTCGAGGCGTCGCGGCTTCCGCCAAGGGCATGGATCGCGCCAGCTCTGACTATATGGGAATGCTTGCCACATGTATCAATGCACTTGCTGTACAAGATATCTTCGAAAAACACGGGCTTGATACTCGTGTTCAGTCGGCCATTGAAATGGCTGAGATCTCGGAGCCCTATATTCGAAGAAAAGCCATTCGCCATCTTGAAAAGGGTCGCGTGGTGATCTTTGCTGCCGGCACAGGCAATCCTTACTTCACAACTGATACCGCTGCGGCCCTTCGAGCCATGGAGATCAATGCCGACATTATTATGAAGGCCACAAAGGTCGATGGGATTTATGACAAGGATCCTGCGAAATACGAAGATGCCGTATTCTTTGAACAGCTTTCGTATATCGACGTGCTCAACAGAGGCCTTCAAGTTATGGATTCAACAGCGATTAGCCTTTGCATGGACAACAAGCTACCTATTTTAACATTTAACTTGAACGTACGTGGCAATATCGCGCGCGTGATTCAAGGTGAACCCATAGGCACTAAGGTCAATTAGTCCGGAGAGGGAGTGGTATGATTGACGCTATTAAAACATCGACGAAAGACAGAATGGAAAAAGCCATGGCGGCGTTGTCTGGCGAGCTAAAAAAAGTTCGAACCGGGCGGGCTCAGGTTTCTATGCTTGATAGCATACGAGTTGATTATTACGGAAACCCCACGCCATTAAACCAAGTGGCGTCCATCTCTTGCCCTGATGCTAAGTCATTTTTGATCGCCCCATGGGAAACAAATCTTTTAAAAGATATTGAAGGGTCCATCATCCGCAGTGATGTGGGCATGACTCCTCAAAATGATGGCAAAGTGATTCGACTGAAGCTTCCAGACCTTACGGAAGAGCGACGTAAAGATCTTGTAAAGACCATTAAAAAGATCGTTGAGGACGCCCGAGTGGCCGTCCGAATGGCTCGCCGAGATGCCAACGAGGCTATTAAAAAAGCCCAAAAAGATAAAGAGATCAGCGAAGACGACCAGAAAAAGGGTACTGATGAGATTCAGAAGCTCACTGATGATTACATTAAACAGGTCGATCAAATTGGCGTTGATAAAGAAAAAGATCTAATGACCCTTTAGTTCGTATCACTGAGGACTTTGCCTTGCTTGAACCAAAGCACATTGCAATTATTATGGATGGCAACGGCCGATGGGCTGGTCGGCGTCACCATAATCGTGTGTTTGGTCACATTCGCGGTGCACGTGTAGCTAAAAAAATCATCGAGCATGCGGCAAAAATTGGGGTGCCCCATCTCACCCTATTTACGTTCAGCACCGAAAATTGGTCTCGCCCAGATGATGAAGTGAATTTTCTTATGCGGCTGCTGGTGCGCCAGCTGAACCGGGAAATCGACGCTCTTGCAAAGGACAACATTCGTTTTCGTTGTATCGGGCAAATTGCTTGCCTCCCCACTTTTGTGCAAGAAACTATTGCCCGAGTTCAAGAGGCGACTAAAAACAATACGGGCATGAATTTGGTTTTTGCTGTTAGCTACGGCGGACGTCAGGAAATCAGAAAAGCTGTGGAAAAACTGGCCGCGCTTTCGGCTTCAGGCTCCCTTCGACCTGAGGACATTACTGAAGACCTCATATCTCAAACGCTAGAATCTTCATTCTTGCCCGACCCTGATTTGATTATTCGAACAAGCGGAGAAAGTCGCATATCCAATTTCTTTTTGTGGCAGGCTGCTTATAGCGAAATCTATCTCTGCGATAAACTTTGGCCGGATTTCAACAGTACAGACCTTGATTCGGCTATAGAATACTACTGCCACCGTGAACGACGATTTGGACGCACCTCGCAACAAATCACAGAAAATGATTCTCAATCTTCCGAAGAAGGCAGAGAATTGTCTCCATGTCTGGTTTGAAAACACGAATAATCTCTGCGTTTGCCGCCCTCATACTCATTCTTGCTAGTTACTTTTATGCCGGTCGATTGGGCCTTACTGTACTTGCTGGGATGATTGTCCTTGTTGGCATATATGAGTATTCGCAGATTGCCCTTGCCCCTTTAAAACTGCCACGCGGCTACAATGTATGGTTTGTGCTTTTATGTGCATCGGCTACGGCCAGCGTTGTGGTTGCAAAACACAGTTCTTTTTTAATCTTGGGCTTTGCAGCCAGCCTTTATTTGAGCGGTGCC
Proteins encoded:
- the uppS gene encoding di-trans,poly-cis-decaprenylcistransferase encodes the protein MDGNGRWAGRRHHNRVFGHIRGARVAKKIIEHAAKIGVPHLTLFTFSTENWSRPDDEVNFLMRLLVRQLNREIDALAKDNIRFRCIGQIACLPTFVQETIARVQEATKNNTGMNLVFAVSYGGRQEIRKAVEKLAALSASGSLRPEDITEDLISQTLESSFLPDPDLIIRTSGESRISNFFLWQAAYSEIYLCDKLWPDFNSTDLDSAIEYYCHRERRFGRTSQQITENDSQSSEEGRELSPCLV
- the frr gene encoding ribosome recycling factor — translated: MIDAIKTSTKDRMEKAMAALSGELKKVRTGRAQVSMLDSIRVDYYGNPTPLNQVASISCPDAKSFLIAPWETNLLKDIEGSIIRSDVGMTPQNDGKVIRLKLPDLTEERRKDLVKTIKKIVEDARVAVRMARRDANEAIKKAQKDKEISEDDQKKGTDEIQKLTDDYIKQVDQIGVDKEKDLMTL